Proteins encoded together in one Neobacillus sp. FSL H8-0543 window:
- a CDS encoding O-methyltransferase yields MLNDKLHSYIEGLVQNRGTLFMEMEKFAGQNKVPIMELAGIEAMLQILRIQDSKKILEVGTAIGYSALRMAEALPNARIVTIERDIERIQLAEEFIGRSSLSDQIILIKGDALEVEEFVSGQAPYDAIFIDAAKGQYQRFFEMYSKYLNEDGIIITDNVLFKGLVAESEIESKRIRNLVKKINDFNHWLMNHPDYHSIILPVGDGVAISKKRCLY; encoded by the coding sequence CTGCTGAATGATAAGCTGCATTCTTATATTGAAGGTCTAGTACAAAACCGTGGAACTTTGTTTATGGAAATGGAAAAGTTTGCTGGCCAAAACAAGGTGCCAATCATGGAGTTAGCAGGAATTGAAGCGATGCTTCAAATTTTAAGAATCCAAGATTCAAAAAAAATCCTGGAAGTGGGCACGGCTATTGGTTATTCAGCCCTACGAATGGCTGAAGCACTGCCGAATGCAAGGATTGTCACAATTGAAAGGGATATCGAACGAATCCAGTTAGCAGAAGAGTTTATTGGACGCTCATCGCTATCTGACCAGATCATCCTAATCAAAGGCGATGCGCTGGAGGTAGAGGAGTTTGTTAGTGGTCAAGCCCCCTATGATGCCATCTTTATCGATGCTGCTAAAGGGCAGTATCAAAGATTCTTTGAAATGTACTCAAAGTACCTAAATGAGGACGGAATAATTATAACAGACAACGTCCTATTTAAAGGGCTTGTAGCTGAATCAGAGATTGAATCTAAGAGAATACGGAATCTTGTTAAGAAAATAAATGATTTTAATCATTGGCTGATGAATCACCCTGACTATCATTCGATCATTCTCCCAGTTGGGGATGGCGTTGCAATAAGTAAGAAGAGGTGTTTATATTGA
- the mltG gene encoding endolytic transglycosylase MltG, with protein MSKNEKDSKKAQIQKRMLEQQSEARIVRRIVMIITILTLILIVFIGGGGYLYIKSALEPVDADSKQQKKVDIPIGSSVTGISERLEASGVIKNAKVFKYYVKFKNESGFMAGEYELSPSMEISEIVNRLKTGKVLQQSAFNLTIPEGKQLTEIVQIMAKAIDRPEEEVLNEINDKAFIQKLMGRYPNLLTTDILNPNVKYPLEGYLFPATYPFYKTNPTVEEMVVAMLDQTQKVLAVYEEASNEKELTLHQLLTMSSLIEEEATMQADRKGISSVFYNRIEQGMPLQTDPTVLYAQGKHKERVLYEDLEVKSPYNTYKHTGLPPGPIANAGKASIEAALEPSDTNNLYFLATGDGTVLFSKTLEEHNEKKAKYITNKD; from the coding sequence ATGTCAAAAAATGAAAAAGACTCAAAAAAAGCACAAATACAAAAAAGAATGCTTGAACAGCAAAGCGAGGCAAGGATTGTTCGGAGAATTGTCATGATTATTACAATTCTTACCCTTATATTAATCGTTTTTATTGGTGGAGGCGGATATCTTTATATTAAGTCAGCCCTTGAGCCTGTTGATGCTGACAGCAAACAACAAAAAAAGGTTGATATTCCAATTGGTTCATCTGTGACAGGGATATCAGAGAGATTAGAAGCAAGTGGTGTGATTAAGAATGCAAAGGTTTTTAAATACTATGTGAAATTTAAAAATGAGTCAGGTTTTATGGCCGGAGAATATGAGTTAAGTCCTTCAATGGAGATTTCTGAGATTGTCAATCGTTTAAAAACAGGGAAAGTCCTTCAACAGTCTGCTTTTAATTTAACGATTCCAGAAGGAAAACAGCTAACTGAAATTGTTCAAATTATGGCAAAGGCAATAGATAGACCCGAAGAAGAAGTATTAAATGAAATAAATGATAAAGCATTTATTCAAAAATTAATGGGTAGGTATCCTAATTTGCTGACTACCGATATTCTAAATCCTAATGTGAAGTATCCACTGGAAGGCTACCTGTTTCCAGCAACTTATCCGTTTTATAAGACGAACCCTACGGTAGAAGAAATGGTAGTGGCTATGCTTGACCAAACTCAGAAGGTCTTAGCCGTTTATGAAGAGGCAAGTAACGAAAAGGAGCTTACTTTGCACCAATTGCTGACAATGTCTTCTTTAATTGAAGAGGAGGCGACAATGCAAGCAGATCGCAAAGGGATTTCAAGTGTTTTTTATAATCGCATTGAGCAGGGAATGCCGCTTCAAACGGACCCAACTGTCCTTTATGCACAAGGGAAACATAAGGAAAGGGTTTTATATGAAGATTTAGAAGTCAAATCACCTTATAATACCTACAAACATACTGGCCTTCCTCCTGGTCCGATTGCCAATGCAGGAAAGGCATCAATTGAGGCTGCACTGGAGCCAAGTGACACAAATAATTTATACTTCCTGGCAACAGGTGATGGAACGGTGTTATTCTCAAAAACACTTGAGGAGCACAATGAAAAGAAGGCAAAATATATTACCAACAAGGATTAG
- a CDS encoding DUF1292 domain-containing protein, translating to MEHGENQITIIDEKGNEQLCEVLFTFESEDFGRSYVLFQQVGEVDEDEEGPEIHAYAFNPSEDGDDGELIPIETEEEWDMVEEMLNTFFDEQEEDEE from the coding sequence ATGGAACACGGAGAAAACCAGATCACAATTATAGATGAAAAAGGAAATGAGCAACTATGTGAAGTGTTGTTTACATTTGAATCAGAGGACTTCGGTAGATCGTACGTATTATTCCAACAAGTTGGAGAAGTAGATGAGGATGAAGAAGGACCTGAGATTCATGCTTATGCTTTCAACCCTTCTGAGGATGGCGACGACGGCGAACTTATCCCAATTGAAACAGAAGAAGAGTGGGACATGGTTGAAGAAATGCTTAATACTTTCTTTGACGAACAAGAAGAAGACGAAGAATAA
- the ruvX gene encoding Holliday junction resolvase RuvX, whose translation MRIMGLDVGSKTVGIAISDELGWTAQGIKTLKINEEKNQFGFEEIGQLIKEYGITIVVIGMPKNMNGTIGPRGEASKQFAQEIEKQFSVDTVLWDERLTTMAAERVLIEADVSRKKRKKVIDKMAAMMILQGYLDSRN comes from the coding sequence ATGCGGATAATGGGATTGGATGTAGGTTCTAAGACAGTCGGCATTGCGATAAGTGACGAACTTGGCTGGACTGCACAGGGAATTAAAACTCTCAAAATTAACGAAGAAAAAAATCAGTTTGGTTTTGAGGAAATTGGGCAATTAATAAAAGAGTATGGTATAACAATAGTAGTCATTGGAATGCCGAAAAATATGAACGGTACAATTGGACCGCGTGGCGAAGCAAGTAAGCAATTTGCCCAAGAAATTGAAAAGCAATTTTCTGTTGATACTGTTTTGTGGGACGAGCGTCTGACAACAATGGCAGCGGAACGGGTATTGATTGAAGCGGACGTGAGTCGGAAGAAACGTAAAAAGGTAATCGATAAAATGGCAGCTATGATGATTTTACAAGGCTATCTTGATAGCAGAAATTAA
- a CDS encoding IreB family regulatory phosphoprotein, giving the protein MSSFDKTMRFNFPEEPFEHDVKDVLFQVYEALQDKGYHPINQIVGYLLSGDPAYIPRHRDARNIIRKLERDEIIEELVKSYLKQQREG; this is encoded by the coding sequence ATGAGCTCATTTGATAAAACGATGAGATTTAATTTTCCAGAAGAACCCTTTGAGCACGATGTCAAGGATGTCCTATTTCAAGTTTATGAGGCATTGCAGGACAAGGGATATCATCCAATCAATCAAATTGTCGGTTATCTATTATCTGGAGATCCTGCTTATATTCCGCGCCATCGGGATGCCCGAAACATCATTCGAAAGCTTGAGCGCGATGAAATAATTGAGGAATTAGTTAAGTCCTATCTAAAACAGCAACGAGAGGGATAA